The nucleotide window AAAAAAGCTTTAAAATTAAAAAATTTAAAATAAAAAAAATTCGGAGAAATTATTTTCTCCAATTTATCCGTCTACTATTTCACCCATCTACTGTTTCACATATTGTTGTAGTGGTTGAGGGATGTTGGTGGAACCATTGGTTGCTATTGCAGGTACTATTGGGTCCTGGTAACTGTCCTGGGTTATTTTATTACCTGCAGGGCTTAAGAGGAGTTGTAAAAACTGAATTGCAAGGTCCCTATGTGGGGCATTGTTTAACACGGTAATACCGTACACAATAGGTGTCAGAGTTACAGATTTGCTTTTGTTGGTGTCACTGAACTGAGTTAACTTGTAGTTTTTGTAGGTTGATTCATAGGTGGTGTTGGATAGTGCCAGTTGAGGAGGCAGGGTCATATATTTAACACCGGAACTCTTTTGCTGTTCAGCATCACTCTTGTACACTAAAACGTAATCCACGGAATTTGATTGCAGTACTGGCATTAAATCAGATACTGCAGGTCTTGAAACTATTTTAGAGGTGGGATTTAAGTTATTTGGGCTGCTTATGACATAGCTACTTCCATTGGCCTGGGATGTAATTGCGGAATTGGAAGCAATGAGATCATTGAATATATTGCTGTTGTTGTAGTAGCTGTTGGCCATCTGGATCATCATCACACCACGGTATCCGGCAGGTGCAGAGTTAGGATCAGCTAAACCAATTTTCACATCAGACTGATTCAGTATCTCGTACCAGTTGGTACTGTTGATCTGGCTGCTGTTTTTACTGTTATTGGTATAGGCAATCACCAGTTCGTTACGTGCAAATTCCAGGTTGAAACTGGTGGAATTGGGTATCATATTCTTATCAATAAGACCGTAGTCTGCTGAGGCCATGATATCCACAGATTTGTTAAGCTGTGTTATCTGGCTAATGAGATCTGAACTTCCACCATACTGTATTTGCACATCGACGTTAGGGTGTTGTTTTTTGAATTCTGCTGCAGTATTATTCATCTGCTTTGCAAGACTGGAAGCTGCGTATATTGTTATAGTGCCGCTTTCTGAGGAGGCTACATAGGAGCTGTATCCATATACACCTACTCCAACAACGGCAATTATTATAATCACTATAGCTGCCATAATTTTTTTATCCATTTTTTTTATCCTCCATGAAAAATTATTATAATTAATATTTAGTGAGGTGATAATATATACATTTTGATAATAATGGATAGTAACCTATAACAAAGAAAAAAACATGCTTATAGTGGCTTAAATTTAATATTTAGGTTTTAAACTTTTTTTAATGTATAAAACTATTTTTACAGTTGAATAAGCTGATGTGGGGACTAATATAATTTAATATGATACTAAAAAGTTATATATTACATCATTTCGATAGTTTTACTCTGCAATCGTTTATACCACTATCGTGATAATATTAAATAATTCAATAATTAGTCTATATTGAGATTATTCTATTATTGAATTTATTATTCAAAGTTAATCATAATTTTCCATTAAATTAACATTTAAAGACTTAAAACTCAGATAAATTTCTCTACCTTTTTTTATTCCCAGTGCTTCACATGAATTCGGGGTTAAAACACCTATAAATGATAAATCTTCCACCTGGACACCGATCCAGATGTTATGTCCCACTTCAAAGATGGTCTCAACCACACCTTTGACCTGATTTCGCACTGATGATACGAATGGTTCATTGGAAAAGATGATACTTTCTGGTCGTATTGCCACTGTAACTTCCTTTGAATGGGAAGATAAATCACTGGAACTGGATAGTATAACTTTGGGGTTGATCTCTACCTGAACGAGTGATTGGTCATGGCCAACGATCTTTCCCTGGAAAACATTGTGCACTCCCACAAAATCAGCCACAAAGTTATGTGTGGGTCTGGAAAATACATCGTTCACTGTGCCCTGCTGAAGAATTTTACCATCCTTCATCACTGCCACGTGTTCTGCTAAATTGTAGACATCATTAAAATTATGGGAAACATGGATGCAAGTGGTTTGGTGTTGCATGATAACCTTTTTAATAAGTGAAGTGAGGTAACTGTGGGTGTTAACATCTAAAGCAGCAAAAGGTTCATCCATCAGTAATATATTGGGCTTCACCACCAGGGAACGGGCAATAGCTACCCTTTGCTTTTCACCACCACTAAGAGTTTCCGGATTCCTACCTAAAAGATGGTCTATTTTTAGCAACTGGGCCATATTGTTAACTTTAGTCTCTATACTATCTTTATCCTTGATTTTTTTCTTTAATCCATAGGCAATATTTTCAAAAACATTCATATGGGGAAAAAGAATGTAATCCTGATAAACTATGCTAATCCCTCTTTCTTCCGGAGTCAAATCAGTTATTTCTTTTCCTTCAAGGAAGACCTGACCCTTATCTGGTGAGAAAAAACCAGCAATGGTTTCCAGAAGGACGGATTTACCCGAACCTGTGGGTCCTATAATTACCAGATAATCTTTTTTCTCCAGTTTAAGGTTCACATTATTCAATTGGAATTGACCCAATTCAACGCTTAAATTTTTAACTTCCAGGAACATCCTATTTCACACCCCCACCTTCTATATTTTCAGGGGCGTATCTTTCTAACACGAATATGGCTACAAATGATATTAAAACAAGAATTATGCCTGCAGTTATAGCACTGTCTATGTTTCCCAGAGATAAATTGTAATAAATGGCAATGGACAGAGTTTCAGTTTTCATATAGGTTCCCCCACCAACCAGAAGCACAGCGGCAAAGGTTCCTATACAGCGAGCCAGTGTAACTACTGTAGATGCAAATATTCCTCCTTTGGCCAATGGAAGTGTAATATTTCTAAAGGTTTCAAACTCCCCATATCCTAAACTTCTGGAAACAAATTCGTATCGGGGGTTGACGTAGTTGAATGTGGAATAAAGAATTCTAACTGCATAAGGAAAGGCTACGAAAAACTGGGCTATGATTATACCAGTTGTGGTAAAAGCGATGTCAATGCCTAAACGATCCATTGGAATTCCCAGGAATCGATTTCCAAAAATCATCAACAGTGCAATACCCAGAACTATTTCTGGAAAAGCCATGGGTAGATCCAGAATGCTCTTAACTAAACTTTTAAGAGGAAACTCGTATCTGGCCAGGGAGTAAGCAGTGGGAATTGCAACCAGCATCACAAATGTTGCAGCTAATATTGATGTAGATAGAGTTAATTTCAGGGCTGCCATCATTTCGTTGGAGAAAAAGGCTTCTATAAATCCTTCAGGAGACGGTATTATGAATAGGGTACCGATAATTATGAATAAAAATGCGGTAAAAATAAAAGATATTGATATGAAGATGATCTCTAGCTTGCTTCTCATTTTATCGAACCTGTCTTTTATTATATGTTCCTTAATGAGTTAAAGCTAATTATCTTCATATCTTAATGGTTTAACTGGTTTGATTTACTGCTTTAAATCCATGATTTTCCCAGATGGTCAGGCCTTGGGATGATGTGATGTAATTTTCGAATTTAGTGGCCAGAGGCTTGTTCTGGGTGAAAGTAGTCATACCAACTGCTATAGTGGCTATTGCATTTTGATCTTTAGGGATTGTGATTACATCGATTTTTCCCTGTGCTGCAGTGGTGTTTGCCATGTCTTCGGTAATTATAGCTGCATCAACCTGTCCTGAAGTTAAGTAGGTTAAAAGCTGGTTAACGGTTGGGGCGTAAACTACCACGTTCTTTTTGACCGCAGCTAGATTTCCTGATTTATTAAGCAATGTAATACTTTCTTTACCGACTGCAGTACCATTGGTGTCACCTAAACCTACTTTAAGTCCTTCCATTGATAAATTCTGAACAGAGGTTATGTTTTTAGGGTTTCCTTTTTGCACAGCAATAATCGGGATGTGGTAAACGATGGGTTTGATGGTATCGTTTAACATGTACCCTTGACTTTTTGCCTTGTCCATGAATGTGATGTCACCAGGGACCACTAGGTCTGCACTTTTTTGGGTATTTAAGCTAGAGAAAAGTTCTGCACTATTACCATATTGTATGTTTATGGTAGTTCCAGGATTTTCTTTCTCGAAATTAGCTTTCAAATCATTCATGGCTGCCATTGTTCCAGCACCTGCCAGAACTGTAATATTTCCTTTAACATTATTTCCGCCGGTAAAAATTCCACTGACATACAACCCGGCAATAATAATTATAACTACAACAATTCCAATAATTGCCATTTGTTTTGAATTCATAAATTATTCCTCCATGGATAGTAAAGTCGCTTTGACTTTGATCATAATATTTTGAAATGAATATATATACATATCTATATAAATATCGTTTTTGAATTATGGCAATTTTATAAGTTGTTCTAGTCTTTAATAACCATTTTAATGTATAATAAATAATATTTAATTGTTATATTCATTAAAAATATGAATAATAATTCATTTTAGGAAATAACTCAATAAATACCTGAACTGACCTTTAAAATAATGAAGTTTTTTAGTTAAAAAAATAACAGGCACTTTATATGCTTTTTTATCCTTATCCATGGATATGGTAAGATATGCATTTTGATTATACTGATTATGAATGTCTAATTTTTGAATAAATCAATCTTAATTGAATTAAATTCATAAAAAGTACTTTTTAAAACTCTTTTTATCTTAAAATATTTATAGATAAGTCAATCAGGTTCAAAATAAAATAAATTTCAAGGTAATGATTATGAAATTATTTTTTTTGGCAGTTCAATCAGGTTCTTACCTTTTCATGACCTTAAATCGTACCCATGTGTCATAATAAGGAGTTCCATCACCAAGTGCACTACTCCTGTCTTGGGTTAAAACATTAACACATTGGTCGTGTTTCAACCATCCTCCTTTGTAAATGAGGATGTAATCTGTTCCAACTTCATAATTTTCTCTGGTTTGGACAGGGAGGCTTCCCACTGGAGATTCAAGAATTGCTTTATCTCCATCTGCCAATTGATTAATTCTTAAAACATGAGGATGAACCTGTACTTCCAGATATTCACATATTATCTCCTTATTGGGTGGTGCTGATCCTATAAAACCCTCAGGCATCGTTGAAAGAAGTCTTAATGGGTAACCTTTTATTGCCCTGTTTTCGGGTTGAAAATCTTTAGCAAATTCAAATTTTCCTGTTTCTGTTTTGAACTTCCCATCACTAAATGGGATATCCGTTTTTTTAACCATTCTTTGTGGTGTTTTCTGGAGGTCTTCGAAATTTATGCCCTGTTTTAAGATTGGTTCAGCCAGTTTTTCAAGCCATTTTTCTGGAAGTCCTGACATTTTTTCTTCAAATCCTAACCTCCCTGCTAAAAGTTGAAATATTTCAAATTCGGATTTTGCTTCACCAATGGGTGGTACTGCAGGATTTACTGGCGAAACCCAGTTATGGCCGTAGCTTCCCATGAGATCTGTTTCTTCCAGGTAGGTGGTTGCGGGTAGAAACAGATCTGCAACATCAGAAGTGTCATTAAGGAAGTGATCGATCATAATCACAAAATCCGCACTTTCAAAGCCCTGTTTGACTTTTAAAGAGTTAGGATTCAAAGTCACTGGATTTCCAGAGGCCATGAAGATGAGTTTAATGGGAGGGTCATTGGTATGGAGTATAGCTTCACCAATGGTGGGCATGGGAATTTTTCTCTCGTTTATTCCCAGTTCATCCAGTTCCACCGCGAAATTAAAGTATTCAAACTCTTCAAAACCCTGACTAACTCCTCCCCCAGATACTCCAATATTTCCAGTGATAGCAGCAAGGGCATCAATCATATGGAAGGGTAAGTGCCCCTGTATGTAGCGATGGAGGCCCCAACCTGTTATAATACTGGAAGGATTACTTTCTGCATATAAAATTGCCAGTTCGTGCAAAACATCCAGGCTTACGTTGCATTCAGTGGAGAGAAACTCCAGAGAATATTTATCCAGTATTTCCAGGTAATTATGGAAGTTATCAGTAGCATTTTCAATAAAATCATGGTCCACATAGTTATTTTTGTTTTCTGGATTGTTTTTATCCCCAGTACGGTTTTCAGTACTGTCCAGTTGGAGAATGATTTTAGCAAGGGCCATGGCCAAATAATAATCATATCCTGCTCTGGGCTGGATGAAAATGTCAGCATGTCTGGCAGTTTTTGTTTTAACTGGATCAATTACCACAATTGGGGTGCCTTTTCTTTGAGCTTTTCTTATGATCCTCCACAGATGCACATCAGTAACAGCAGGGTTCCGTCCCCAAATGATTATCAAGTTGCTGTTGAGATGGTCCAGTGGGTCATGGGATATTTTAGCACCAAAATCAGTTTCCATGGCACTGTGACCGATCCCCCCACACACTGTTCCATAAGTGGTGGTAACTCCACCCAGTAAGTTGAAAAATCGTCGGTTCATGGCCTGAAGAGCGGTACGAGCACCGAAACCTTGATAATAGAGGATGGATGAGCTTCCATATTCATTTATAACCTTGGAAATTTTAAAAGCAGCAATATTCAGTGCTTCATCCCAGCTGATTCTTTCCCATTCTCCTTCTACTTTAAGTAGGGGATGAAGAATTCTTTTATCACTGTAAAAATAGTTTTCCAGATAATGGGTGGTATTTTTACACAAAAAACCAGCAGTTATATCGTGCTCTGGATTGCCACGTAATTTTGTAACTTTTCCATCTTCCACGGTGGCTATTATGCTACATGAACCCGGACAGTCTCGGGTGCAAGTGGTAATAACTGGTTTCAAAGAACTAACCTCGTTATGATTTTTGATGGTAATGTAAATTCAGCACACATAATCGAATTTTATAAACATAATATTGAGTGAAGGCTTTATTGATTGTTAGAGTCAATTTATTGGAGTTAATTAAAATAATGAATTTAATTGGGAAAAAAAGTTTAATTTTATAGGTAGGTTTGCTTATCTACACATTATAGTCCCTAAAGTGATGGGTTATTCCAGATTAATGGCATCATTGGGGCAAACATCAGTGCAGATTTCGCATAAACTACATTCATCCTGATTTTTAATGGCTATTTTTTCTCCATCAATAACCAGGATTTCCATGGAACAAACCTCTGCACATTCTCCACATTCAGCTCCCTCACATTTATCATAGTTAATGGTTACATTAGGCATGATTTACCTCGGTATATATCTAATTCAACTTCTCTAATTATTTAATCTTTAAATGTTCTTTAGTTCAACAAATGGTTGGAACATTCTTTAACCGCTTCTTTAACATCACAGTCCAGTTGTATTGGTTTTATTCCCAATTTTCTCAGTTCTATTTTGGGTTCTTCTCCAATTTTACTACAGAGAACTGCTTTACAATCATTTATAAGGTCAATTGAGGCTACCCAACGTTCTTGATGATTATTCAAGGGTATTGGTGTTTTTTCTCTCATTTCCTGAAATTTACCTTCTCCATCTTCAAGTTTAAAAATTAAAAAGCGATTTGCATCACCAAAATGCAAATCAATAACTTTCCCATCGGTTGATGCCACTGCTATTTTCATTAAATCTCCTCCCTGGCTGCATACTGGTTATCTAAATGTTTTCTCACTTCCTCTTCTCCTATTCTTTCCCTTATTTCTTCTCCCATCTCTACTTCTTCTATTATTTCGTATCCTGCTTCATCATAGTAGAAATCAAGTAGAGTATTGGTTAACCTGTCCACAAATTCAATACCACCTTTATATCCTAAAACAGATATCCTCTGTGCACCTAATCTGTCAAATATTGGGAATCCTACCCTGAATAGGGGGATATTTTCCTCTTTGGCCATGCTGGCACCGTAGGAGTTACCAATTAAAATATCGGCTCCTGCTTCTTTTATTGCCATGTGCATGTCGTAAAGATCGCCACCAGCCAGTACAACTGGAGAAATTCCTTTTTCCTGCGCAATGTGATTCACATCACCAGTGAATATTTTGCTTTTTGCCCCGGTACACAGCACCGATGGTATCATTCCCATTTCTGCGGTGAAACGTGTCATTCCAGATACAAAGTCCGGATCTCCAAATATGGCTACTTTACGGTGATAATTATAGGAGTGTGCATCTACCATTGCATCTAAGAGCCTGCCTCTATCTTTTTCAAGTGAACCTGGGATTTCATAATCTCCTAAACTGCATAATGATTTTATAAATTCATCAGTGTTTTCAAGACCGGCTGGAAGGGGACCAGCAATGGATTTAACACCGAATTTCTTTTCAAGGAAGCTTCCAGCCGAGTTGGTGTGTTTGGACAGGGCAACTGTTCCCAGAGAGTTGGCAGTATCCTCAATTTCATCAACAGCGGTACCAGCCTCATATAAAGACAGTGTTTCTTCGGTTAAAGGGCCATCCAGATTTTCAGAGGTGTCAGTCAGGATGATACTATCACATTTGAGCGTTTTTAAGATATCCTTAACCTGGGTTACATCTGCCGGGCACAGGTTACCGGTGATAATATTTATCTTGTCATTGGGGACAGTTTTGCTTGCTAAGTGTTCAACCAGTGCTTTAATGGTTCGATTGTATCCTTCTACGTGGGATTCGGTGTAGCTGGGAGTTGAAACCGGGATGATGATGGGTAAATCTTTATCCAGATTTGCATCTTTGAATTTTTCGATTATACCCTCCATATCATCTCCTATGGTTTCAGTTAGACAACTTGAGGCCACCACTATCATGCGGGGGGTTTGCTTTTCAGTGATGTTTTTCAGGGCCTTCATTAAGTTGAATTCCCCACCATAAATGACGGTCTTCTCACTCAGTGAAGTTGATGCAACTTCAATGGGCTCACGGAAGTGTCTGGTGAGCTGGAATCTCATGTAGGTACTGCAACCCTGGGAGCCGTGGATCACTGGCATGGTGTCTTTAACACCTAA belongs to uncultured Methanobacterium sp. and includes:
- a CDS encoding molybdopterin-dependent oxidoreductase, producing MKPVITTCTRDCPGSCSIIATVEDGKVTKLRGNPEHDITAGFLCKNTTHYLENYFYSDKRILHPLLKVEGEWERISWDEALNIAAFKISKVINEYGSSSILYYQGFGARTALQAMNRRFFNLLGGVTTTYGTVCGGIGHSAMETDFGAKISHDPLDHLNSNLIIIWGRNPAVTDVHLWRIIRKAQRKGTPIVVIDPVKTKTARHADIFIQPRAGYDYYLAMALAKIILQLDSTENRTGDKNNPENKNNYVDHDFIENATDNFHNYLEILDKYSLEFLSTECNVSLDVLHELAILYAESNPSSIITGWGLHRYIQGHLPFHMIDALAAITGNIGVSGGGVSQGFEEFEYFNFAVELDELGINERKIPMPTIGEAILHTNDPPIKLIFMASGNPVTLNPNSLKVKQGFESADFVIMIDHFLNDTSDVADLFLPATTYLEETDLMGSYGHNWVSPVNPAVPPIGEAKSEFEIFQLLAGRLGFEEKMSGLPEKWLEKLAEPILKQGINFEDLQKTPQRMVKKTDIPFSDGKFKTETGKFEFAKDFQPENRAIKGYPLRLLSTMPEGFIGSAPPNKEIICEYLEVQVHPHVLRINQLADGDKAILESPVGSLPVQTRENYEVGTDYILIYKGGWLKHDQCVNVLTQDRSSALGDGTPYYDTWVRFKVMKR
- the wtpA gene encoding tungstate ABC transporter substrate-binding protein WtpA, translated to MDKKIMAAIVIIIIAVVGVGVYGYSSYVASSESGTITIYAASSLAKQMNNTAAEFKKQHPNVDVQIQYGGSSDLISQITQLNKSVDIMASADYGLIDKNMIPNSTSFNLEFARNELVIAYTNNSKNSSQINSTNWYEILNQSDVKIGLADPNSAPAGYRGVMMIQMANSYYNNSNIFNDLIASNSAITSQANGSSYVISSPNNLNPTSKIVSRPAVSDLMPVLQSNSVDYVLVYKSDAEQQKSSGVKYMTLPPQLALSNTTYESTYKNYKLTQFSDTNKSKSVTLTPIVYGITVLNNAPHRDLAIQFLQLLLSPAGNKITQDSYQDPIVPAIATNGSTNIPQPLQQYVKQ
- a CDS encoding NifB/NifX family molybdenum-iron cluster-binding protein, which encodes MKIAVASTDGKVIDLHFGDANRFLIFKLEDGEGKFQEMREKTPIPLNNHQERWVASIDLINDCKAVLCSKIGEEPKIELRKLGIKPIQLDCDVKEAVKECSNHLLN
- a CDS encoding ABC transporter permease, coding for MRSKLEIIFISISFIFTAFLFIIIGTLFIIPSPEGFIEAFFSNEMMAALKLTLSTSILAATFVMLVAIPTAYSLARYEFPLKSLVKSILDLPMAFPEIVLGIALLMIFGNRFLGIPMDRLGIDIAFTTTGIIIAQFFVAFPYAVRILYSTFNYVNPRYEFVSRSLGYGEFETFRNITLPLAKGGIFASTVVTLARCIGTFAAVLLVGGGTYMKTETLSIAIYYNLSLGNIDSAITAGIILVLISFVAIFVLERYAPENIEGGGVK
- the modA gene encoding molybdate ABC transporter substrate-binding protein — encoded protein: MNSKQMAIIGIVVVIIIIAGLYVSGIFTGGNNVKGNITVLAGAGTMAAMNDLKANFEKENPGTTINIQYGNSAELFSSLNTQKSADLVVPGDITFMDKAKSQGYMLNDTIKPIVYHIPIIAVQKGNPKNITSVQNLSMEGLKVGLGDTNGTAVGKESITLLNKSGNLAAVKKNVVVYAPTVNQLLTYLTSGQVDAAIITEDMANTTAAQGKIDVITIPKDQNAIATIAVGMTTFTQNKPLATKFENYITSSQGLTIWENHGFKAVNQTS
- a CDS encoding ATP-binding cassette domain-containing protein, whose product is MFLEVKNLSVELGQFQLNNVNLKLEKKDYLVIIGPTGSGKSVLLETIAGFFSPDKGQVFLEGKEITDLTPEERGISIVYQDYILFPHMNVFENIAYGLKKKIKDKDSIETKVNNMAQLLKIDHLLGRNPETLSGGEKQRVAIARSLVVKPNILLMDEPFAALDVNTHSYLTSLIKKVIMQHQTTCIHVSHNFNDVYNLAEHVAVMKDGKILQQGTVNDVFSRPTHNFVADFVGVHNVFQGKIVGHDQSLVQVEINPKVILSSSSDLSSHSKEVTVAIRPESIIFSNEPFVSSVRNQVKGVVETIFEVGHNIWIGVQVEDLSFIGVLTPNSCEALGIKKGREIYLSFKSLNVNLMENYD
- a CDS encoding 4Fe-4S binding protein; translated protein: MPNVTINYDKCEGAECGECAEVCSMEILVIDGEKIAIKNQDECSLCEICTDVCPNDAINLE
- the nifN gene encoding nitrogenase iron-molybdenum cofactor biosynthesis protein NifN, with amino-acid sequence MDHSNCHHDKKFAVVNPSKICQPMGAVQALLGVKDTMPVIHGSQGCSTYMRFQLTRHFREPIEVASTSLSEKTVIYGGEFNLMKALKNITEKQTPRMIVVASSCLTETIGDDMEGIIEKFKDANLDKDLPIIIPVSTPSYTESHVEGYNRTIKALVEHLASKTVPNDKINIITGNLCPADVTQVKDILKTLKCDSIILTDTSENLDGPLTEETLSLYEAGTAVDEIEDTANSLGTVALSKHTNSAGSFLEKKFGVKSIAGPLPAGLENTDEFIKSLCSLGDYEIPGSLEKDRGRLLDAMVDAHSYNYHRKVAIFGDPDFVSGMTRFTAEMGMIPSVLCTGAKSKIFTGDVNHIAQEKGISPVVLAGGDLYDMHMAIKEAGADILIGNSYGASMAKEENIPLFRVGFPIFDRLGAQRISVLGYKGGIEFVDRLTNTLLDFYYDEAGYEIIEEVEMGEEIRERIGEEEVRKHLDNQYAAREEI